A region of the Culex quinquefasciatus strain JHB chromosome 1, VPISU_Cqui_1.0_pri_paternal, whole genome shotgun sequence genome:
aaagctcatgaaaagatgatttctataaaagttatataacaaatactattacgaaactaaaaaggtgcaaaaagtttgtacacctttcgaaaaattaacataaataatgttatttgttgacaaatcaccataaatccagtctcccaacttcaaataggcatccttgactgattaaaaaaataatttggattgaatataaagtttactaactacttagtataaaagtttatataactctggaaattctatataaaacttatctaaacttaattttgcaaacttttaattcaactaaatgtcaatatattaccatagaattgctaaataaacatttgggagtgggtataacaccgttttggggtatttgtatcgatagaatagattttcgttggaatttcgtaccaacccggaattacgtcgtcggaaaatccgccggcatcgaaccggtccacaattcttaagtcaacctatgtggcatcggaaagggcataaaatttccgatcttttgatacccatacatctaggttttctataaaacccacgattttaaatacctaggtaaaaacgttgttatggttttgtttgagcaatctgccaaaaatgtatggaatttcgtaatttttgttctggtggatcaaacttacttttgcccagtaattaaaaacgtgggttttatagaaaacctagatgtatgggtatcaaaagatcggaaattttatgccctttccgatgccacataggttgacttaagaattgtggaccggttcggatgccggcggattttccgacgacgtaattccgggttggtacgaaattccaacgaaaaatctattctatcgatacaaataccctcaaaacggtgttatacccactcccaaatgtttatttagcaattctatggtaatatattgacatttagttgaattaaaagtttgcaaaattaagtttagataagttttatatagaatttccagagttatataaacttttatactaagtagttagtaaactttatattcaatccaaattatttttaatcagtcaaagatgcctatttggagttgggagactggatttatggtgatttgtcaacaaataacattatttatgttaatttttcgaaaggtgtacaaacttttttgcacctttttcattttcgtaatagtatttgttaaataactttttatagaaatcatcttttcatgagctgtttgtagcaaaatgtttggcatgagtttctgaacaaaacgtagtactaagttcctgtcaaactttaaaatttttacatgtttcatcacaaaatgtgcatagtgctcaggggtgtaaatactttttttacatactgtagcaataaatttgtttaagaaatcctcaacaatacattaaaaaaaaaatatcttcatgaagaTTATTTCGAAGTACATATTCTCTTAATaagaatacaaacaaacattttcggaagaaaatttaattttgtttcagtAACATTTTCTAAGAAATCATAGCgcaaattcaaaaacaattacCCTGATTCCTGATAATACTTTTCTTTttaacttgaaagtaattctatctCTCTCAATTATTTTACTAATCAAATTtcacatccgcgcgaaatccgcgcctaagCAAAAATAGCCAGctaatccgcgccgtccgtaacaaccctgcaaccCTCCttaagtgtccacatggtttgtgGATCACCCccaacgtgatcgcagcacctaagctgggtgctgaatagtggttcacaaaacggcctcaatttcgaactgtcaaagtggaaccaatttaccgttcgccaaaagtagagagtattgttatctattattaaaaaaatgttatttttaaagaatgaaacatttttggctttgcaggacctggagttgaagtcaacaaatttttaaaaagttgaggcaatttagtaatttttttataattatgaattgaTGTTGTTATGGAATCGATGCGGTTGTAActatccagaagctgtcttaatcataatttgattccgtttgacaacctactggtttagtgaaaaccatctctgtttgttggatcagcttcactagaattagcgatgtttttcgCTGGAACAGGAAGAGCTGTAGGAATCCAAAACAGCCAGGAAATTAATCTgggacatcgcagaatgacactctcgccgcagttcttcgtcatccgtaaaaaaataatacctcttctaaccgatccaaacatgaaaacacacacaattttccaataaaaatatcgaaaaaaaataaacacaactaagtataaaacagctcatttaccagcaAGAAAataagtcatgcttgtgcttgaacagcttcCTACTttgcagatgtaaacaaagtgggatcattcgaaaatcacgttacgcattcgctCTATTCATTACACAGGAAGAGACTAGCGCCGCGACCAAGAAGGATCAAGGAACCGACCTCAAAGTTCTGCCAGAAATCGATCTATGGGTGTGAATTTGATGGATAATTCCATCAAGTCCTGCCTGAAAAGGCTGATGACGGTGAGCTCGGGTTTCAAAAGGTCAatccaaattttatattttcttgagccCCCCAAATCAGCAACCGGATCATAACCCCACGATTTTTTCAACGACTCAGGCAAAACcaagcaatcaaaacaaaaaaaaactaacacacTGATTCAGATCCTAAAAACTCTGAGACCACAAGAAAGTTTATTTCagaacatttctaaaaatatataatatggcagGTTTGCAtgtaaaaaccaccctttttactaattttgaaatttatatgcagcagtttttagcataacttttgatgtgctttactaAGTCCTATAAATTTCAATAGAGACTTATGGGACTTCAAGACGAACCGAATGAGTTcttattaaaaagttcattttttgagtggttttatagcctttcctcagtatgcTGAGGAAGGCAGAACGAATGTTTTGCTCCTTGGACTGAacgaattgattgaaatttgagtttttgccagcaaTTTCTTTGCGTGACgagacaacgaaaggagcagatttatgaaaaatctcTTCTCCTATTCAATGGCTTACAGAccatatttggtcaatattttttgctttttaggtaaGAAATCGCATTAAAAGCACattgaaataattgaatcataataaaaatgaaatttttcatactgacaattgaaaaaagttatattttggtgtagcttggctaagaatcggtcttaggggagctgggggtaagacgaccaccccactgttttaataagtataataatgaatattactaaaatgtttagcaatattgttcctcatgctaaataatgcatatggagtcacttttgccaaaaatattgtttgaaatagtataaaaataaacaaataatttttgaacttgaaactggatgtaattttcatgaattacaacttaggcatttttgttaggTAACAATATGTAAtactttctttaaatattttttcatgttaccgtcttaccccgcgtatttcatatatatacgatttcaattctggagttttttttttttgaaaggtcaataaaccaaatttcagtttttgcttttgggtgtttttgaaaccgccttaagtcaggggtattgaaaaacacccaaaaagcaaaaactaaaaatttggtttattggaccttttcaaaaaaaaactccagaattatttttttttaaattgggtcctaaaatgaagcttagattgctgatattattgtttacagcgataaagcttatttttctgagtacaatgaccctttgtacgaccacaaagagtttaaaatggatttttaaatcacttttgaaaaattaacctcgcggtccttcttgacagcaaagttcctacttgacagctcgttccaaggggaccatagttgatccatcgaaaaaatgttgtcttgtcaaaaagaaattttgcattaaaatgaaaaaaagtgataagaaatggtttttaatggtgttttttaccgttgtacataaaaattgacatagggctttagtacccaattgctgaaaagtattgaaagttggtttttagaccaactgATTTATGTCATTTCcataatggactagtagtagaacaatatgtacgtaatttgagatcaaaacaatctgttgtgtaaattttattagacttctcccttacactgaaataaatttttttttaccaaattcctttattctaggaattttgcctcttttccttatttattaatcggattttttggattacttaataaggaaaggagcctgaattcctagaatttaagaatttggcacttttattttttttcagtgtagggtggccgtcttacccccatctcccctatagcctatcctcagtgaggaaggcaaaaaatgttCTACAATCATGTGGGGGGAATCGGGGCACGTTGGGTAATGGGATAGCTGTTTTAGCTTAGTTAAAGCACAATACaagcaaaataatgtaaatgagccaaagccgaagtgtaaacaaagagtctgtcctgctcgttcctaacgtaaacatccactgacgtaAACAAGAAAGACTGTTTGTTAACATTTCGGCTTTGGTCCATTTACAACGGTCAACAAATATTTAGACTGCAGCCCCAATTCATCCCAGTTGAGGGAACATacattttaagatatttttgaattattttacaaTACCACTTGTACCTAAGAAGCTAATTTTAACTGTTCTGAGTGTAAAATTCGGTAATGTAGTCTGTTTTACAATTTAAACTAATTTTCACTTAGAAAGCATGACGCTtggagagtatttaaataatcaatgTGTTTATGCTCATTTCGTCGAATATCACCAATAAAATAATCGTGGTCGATAACGATCTCGTTTAAAACCTTGTAAATCTCATCaaattacacacacacacacacacacacacacacacagttttagatggggttgccagatcttcagtatCTTTCCTTTATTCggcgttttttttaataattttactaataaataaatcaataccAAAATGCTCCGTCACAACGGTTAAGTACCAACAATATTCAAACGACAAAACACAGAGAATATAATCACACGCGATCGATTTGCTTGCTCCGGCGCGCATTCAGAGAAAGGGTTTCTTTCCTCTCCCTCCGTTGCAATCGTTTCAATCtcccaaaacaaaacacaaaaaaaaagattgatgtCGTCGTATAAAAGTGCCAATCGATGCCGTTGATCGATCTAGTTCGGTGTGAATATTCAATCATGGCACTGCTGCATTAGttcaattggatttttttttttgaatttatgtgaAACAGGTGATTAACAAAAATGGCAGTTCAGTGGCTAGTGGCGTTCGCGATCATTATTGGCGCCTCGGCAAATGGCGGCGATTTCGACTTCCGGGCGTTCGATTTCGGCGACGAAGATACGGAATTCTTCGGTGGTTCGTTCGAAAAGTCGTTTAGCGATCACGAAACGTACTTCCCGACGGACTTTAATCTGGGCAGTTTGAATTTGGTGGCGGCCACGCCCAAGTTTGCGCGCATGTCGACCTACGTCGATCCGAGTGAGGTCAGGGTGGCGCGGATTAAGCGGAAGACTGCTTCTGGGGAAGAGGGAGACGATGAAGAGGACGAGAATGGCCGGGATGGGTCTTCCGAGGAAAAAAGCGGTGGAAGTGTGGATGATTATGCCGATCGGTACGAACAGTTTGTGAGTCGACATTTCCGAGATCGGGATGAACAGAGGAAACAGGATGATGCTAACGGTGGCGGCGATGGTGCCAGCTATGAGTACCGGTTTGATTTCGGTCCCTCGGATGATTACGAACGGATCAAGCAGGAATCGGAAGCGCAGAGTCGTCAGCTGGCGAAGGACCCGAAGAACTGTAAGGCGCGCGAGCAAGATGGAATGGTATGCCACGTGTGTCGCGATCCGGTCACGGATACAACGTCGGAATCGTGCTCGTACGCAACCGCCCCGCATCACAACAAGTTTGCGTACGTAAAGCAGAAAAACTACAACAGCAAAGATCACGAAAAGGAACCGGAAGGCGAGTCCGAAGAGGACGATCGGGATGTCGATGAACAACAAGAAGGCAGTGAAGAGGTTACTCAACAGCCTGCCAAACCAATCAAACGCAAAGAAAACATACTGGTCAATCTTCCGCCGAAGCCGAAGGTAACTCCAACCAAGAAACCGGTCGTCCATCACAAACCAGGTAGCCCCAAGGCGACGGCCAACGGTGGAGGTTACCGCTACCAACCGGTTGACCCTCGGTCCAACAAGGAGCGTCCGCGATCGGCACCGATGATTCAGCATCCGACGTACTACGACTTTTACACACACTTCTTCCCGGCGGCGGCAGGCCGAAGCAGCGAAAAAATTCGCCAGCAGCTGCCGGAGCAGGCCGCCAACGGAAGTGACGAGGTGTACGTGCTGCGGAGCAACCCGGACGAAGTGGCCAAGGTGCTGGCGGACTTTGAGAGTCGCGATTGGTCGAATTGTAAGAAAGGTGAGCGTGTGTGTTTTGATAGAATTCATTTTAGAGTGTATGATTTTGACGTTTGCTCTGCCATAATGGCGATTGCTATAAAAATTCAAgtgttcttttgaaatatttattctttattttgaacaaaaaaaactgctagaagatttaatttactttttgcaAACGAATCTCGCTTGAGCCTTGCTGCGATCGTTTAGCCAGTTATCAATGCAATAGATCAGCCTGTCCGTAGAAAACCCCTCATCGTCCCTGTCACCTTCATTGTTGCGACACAGCTGGGAATACCCATCGAAGAACGTTCCAGACGGGCACTCGTGGTAGTACGCCTGATAGCCGGGACCATCATCGCAGCTACAGTATCCGCTGAAATTGAACGGATCTGGACAATGTTTGACGAAGAAGTCGCTGTAATCGCCGTAGTTGGGTTCCACGTGGCACGACACGCGTTTGCACGATCCGCGAGAGAACTGGTGCTGCGACTGGCCGGTGGCCAGTATTGCCAGCAACGACAGAAGCACGAACAGTTGAGCTGGAAAAGGTGGTTTGAGATTGAAAGGGAAATTTATACTTAGCGTAAAACCTTACCCTTTATCTTGATCATTGTTCAACTCTAGTGGGATGTTGTACTGCACAGAACTGAATTTTGCTCGCGTTTATATAtggaaaatgtaataaaattatggaaaagtgactcataaatcaaacatttcATAACGGTTGAAGATGTTGCTCTTAATTTTTACAACAGTTATTAAAATAACGTTGTAGTAAACTTCCCTCACACTTGACTCTTTTCCCGTCCCTAAAAGGTAAAAAGAACGACCTCACCTGCTACACCTGCACCGACTCGGACGGCGTTAAACACGAGGAATGTATGTACGTTTCAGAGTCCCGCCAAGTTCCGGCCCGAATCCTGCCAGCGGCCAGCACAACTCAACCAACCGCCACCGAAACCGTCCTGAAACCAACCAAAAAGACTTACCGAGGAAGTCACCCCAGCAAAAAGAAGGTCGACACTTCCCAGGAGCAGAAGAAACCGACCTCGCCCAAGCTGAGGAACAGCAGCGCTGGGAAACCCCAAAAGCTGGTCCAGCTGCTGGAACCGACGCAGCAGGAGCAAACGAGTCCCGAGGAACACCAAACGGTGAAGCGTACCGTTTCGATCATGAGTCACGTGGACGAGCGGGGCCCGGCGGTGCGGGGAGGCGGTCGAGTCATGCACTACGAGCACCAGGTGACGCACACCGTGTAACGTGATGGTTATACATTTAGTATTTTAAGAGAAAATATAGACTTTCCTATCGTATTTCTATTCATTTCGGGTGCAACTTTTCatttaaatcatttatttttctctAAGCTGTTGACatttccggttttttttttatgaaacgcgttacaaaaaaaaaaaatatatctcgctcaaatttaagtatttttagtagatGCTCCATTcttatcatgttttttttttgttttaaattaatggCTATAGAATCTCGaaagaattaatttttttattttgctaactATGCAAACCTCTCGAAAGGCAGAATTTGTATTAAatttattatatattttcatgagttgggtggtgacgcgcggtcaattatgtggcattgtgtgtgaaaagaaaagaatttttttttcgtgtttcatcccgattggcttgctcaagtccttcctacatcatcgttgatcgggaggcacgacgtcgtgtgaattgttgcattaaaataagtttaagtattactataaatgactgtaaaaaagtccttcctatatcatcaatgtcgtctgggtaatcgtgatgaaaaattacatttattcagtatttaaatacctgtgcgcgagtgttttggtgtgctaattagaaagaccttcccatagcatcgttgctcggaaggctcgccgacgggtttgttatgaaagtcctccccatagcatcgtagctcgggaggcatcgaaaagccaataccttatcctactaacccaaaaaaatcacgtgatgcttgaaggagatgctgtggattcaacggtctcaagcggtatcaacaagtatatagcgaaaaactatgtgcttgatgagtctgcaacttcaactatcggactaacattcctccctttcgttgaactgcaggcttcttgagagggcgccggtattgactaataaagtagggatcttcagaggttaaacagtgaacggatggttggctcccactgatcatttttgattcattgtttaacttcagctgatctgtcaataacggagtagcagctcattggcagtcaaccatgctcatgctcatgctcatgctcaatttattatatattttcatgattttcattcaTCAAGATGCCATAAtaattatttaacaaaattcccttttttgctgattttatggcaataaaacattttaaattctaaCTTTTATCACTCATAAACTATTTAACAACACTCACCCAAATATTATgttatgtagaaaatcacgaggaatcgatttgtgatattttcattGGAGGTAAATTacggcaagggcccattttgccccatttatccCACTTCATTTGTTTTTCTTcaatatcataatttctatagtttttttttttttttcaataggtcctataaacatatgaaagacaatagcttttattggaccttttcaaaagaaactctatagattttctttgttttgtagAAAATCACGATTGGTGGCGTTCCTAAAAACGGCAAACGACGACAAGGGCCTATTTTGCACCATTTACCTCTGTGTGTGTtttctttaatattttgaattgccGTGCCGTTTCATAattggcttcatccataaagtacgtcacgctaaaatcagccaaaatttacccccccccccccctttgtcacgcttttcctatccaggtttttaagcgaagatggcgttcgaatggtgaacgcccgaaatgccaaaatcgcgcagtagcgccaacataagaaaataaatgtggctgtcatgccatggcacacttgttccgtaatgttggtaccactgcgtgattttgacatttcgggcgttcaccattcgaacgccatcttcgcttaaaaacctcgatacttataacacgcaatgtcataCTTGCTCAGACGCCAGACGGATGACgccttagggagcgttcttttattacgtaacgcgaaaaagcggacttttagaccccctcccccccctcgtaacaaaatttccatacaaattttaaaaattttgtatggagcgtaacacggcctccgaccccctccccctactgcgttacgtaataaaagaacgctcccttaaggGAACACTCTAATTTGCGGCAGATGGCAACAAGGGACCTTTTCCCACATTTACTCCCTCTTTAGGTGTTTTTCgtcaatagagctttatgacgtttcgcgtacacacactagcgcaccatttgattttgctggccggacaaaatttaacctcactttttttcgtgtatgtatacgcaatacatgcgcacgtaaataACTCTATATCTTGAACATGCCATGTATTGTAAAATATAACCTAAAATGGGGCAAAAAAGGCCCTTGTCGCCATTAGGCGTAAATTAGAGTGTTCCCAATCAATTCCACGTGACTTTCtgtataaaataactttttacttTAGAAAACCACGGCAATTCAAGATAATAAAGAAAACACATAAAGAAGGGGGAAATGGTGCAAATGCCTACTCTATACAGACTGTCCAGGGGAAACAGACTggccgatgcaaaataaattggcactggcaacgtatgttttgcgcttgcaacactgccagttttgctgggcgtaaagggcatttggtgtccagcgcgtttggatctgtcaaacattggccaaacTGTTTCCTAGACAAACTgtactaggggaaatatgcccattgtaagcctaataagcggtcgtgtttgaatgatgctggataatctggattgttccttaaATTCActgaaaccaagtacaccaacgagtagagcaactttttgtgaacatttctgtttattttcacttttatttaaagttaagctattccttttacaagcatttaaaaaaaatatttcccaaatacattctaatcagtcgagtgcattgggccacgcccatttttctattttcagcttagttctttttttcttccagcgctcttttgggtctgcttagtgctgccaaaattgatgaaattttaagcaaacactCACGTAAGTAGCATTTacagcgaaagtttcctggcagcacttgctcgctccaacaggcgctgcaccagcatgttggtggtgttggtggccaccctttgttctttatttgccttcgctcctcgctcggttttcttcagccctCGATTAGAATcggtattcaaaattgaaacgtcagaAGACtaagcgcgtttgttttttgatggtgtttgctaattatttacacgtttcgggattatttttcaagtgagtgactaactaatgtgcaaaagaacatgttgccggtagttggaagcaattttatatcttaagcgctttgaaatcgttagcacaagtgaaaagatattgatggcgactttcgttaagcagttatcCTCTGATCATGCGTGtcgatgtgtgtgccaccaaaatgatgagaaatggtctcgcaaaatagaaattatgatcaaaagtgcattaaatttgatctttttggccagtaaatagcataaatttgcgtgcttacttgaggcggtgctgttgctggtaagtttatagcctaaatagtatttttggagattcaatcgagcatcaaactctccagatgacgaagataggtgtttgattagaaagggtatatttcccctactctaccctactttcAAGCTGTCAAACAACGGCAATTAAagatatagagttatctaagcccgctctcacgcacactagtaaaccatttgttttgctcagggtaggtaaaccatcaccatcgcactatcattgatgcatatttcggtgcgttcctcgtctcttaaaatttctcttctctttcgcagccgagtgatagtcggcttgctatcgcgaatacTGAAAGCCCATCACATCAACAAGAAATACACTATCGCTGGCACCGATGGAACTATCGTCCCAACCGGAGagacacgcacacgaaattgctgtataaataCACTAGAGCTCACACACACAAATGAACGCATTTCTACGaggcttacgggcgagagaatttcacgattgctctttctcttgctttttgagcgaggggactggctgtgtgagagatttttttccgtcttacgcatcggtttgttcgttgctcgctatttcatcggcgtcgttttcgcttcgctctcttaatgcagttttgggagaacgccgaaaatttgatgattcgagcgagggacgatatctaaaagtcctcgccatcggcgaggaaacgagaaaataccatccctggttttgctggctggtacaaaatttaacgtcaatcttttttgtgtacgtacacgcaacacATGCGCACGTATATAACTCTATtgacgaaaaacacataaaatggggtaaatggggcaaaataggcccttgctgtaattttttacattaaaaatgatactttaGATAGGCAAAAACTGATTTCATCAAAAATCTGCTTTTTCACCCATTTTTCCCCTCTGTGAATGTGATAAAATGAAACAGAATAATAATTCTACGCTTTttataatcgttgaaatcaGATTTCTTTTTCGAGTTTCAATGGTTCTcaagaattgtgttgttgtttaaagagtaggtacttttttttaaatttagataaactaagccaaaaataaaacaaaatctgtTGGTTCAATGAAATGAATATGATAATCTATTTCACATACATGCCAAATCCATATCACAAATATTTATAAAGATTTTAATTGtctaaaattgcattttcattcT
Encoded here:
- the LOC6035400 gene encoding uncharacterized protein LOC6035400; protein product: MAVQWLVAFAIIIGASANGGDFDFRAFDFGDEDTEFFGGSFEKSFSDHETYFPTDFNLGSLNLVAATPKFARMSTYVDPSEVRVARIKRKTASGEEGDDEEDENGRDGSSEEKSGGSVDDYADRYEQFVSRHFRDRDEQRKQDDANGGGDGASYEYRFDFGPSDDYERIKQESEAQSRQLAKDPKNCKAREQDGMVCHVCRDPVTDTTSESCSYATAPHHNKFAYVKQKNYNSKDHEKEPEGESEEDDRDVDEQQEGSEEVTQQPAKPIKRKENILVNLPPKPKVTPTKKPVVHHKPGSPKATANGGGYRYQPVDPRSNKERPRSAPMIQHPTYYDFYTHFFPAAAGRSSEKIRQQLPEQAANGSDEVYVLRSNPDEVAKVLADFESRDWSNCKKGKKNDLTCYTCTDSDGVKHEECMYVSESRQVPARILPAASTTQPTATETVLKPTKKTYRGSHPSKKKVDTSQEQKKPTSPKLRNSSAGKPQKLVQLLEPTQQEQTSPEEHQTVKRTVSIMSHVDERGPAVRGGGRVMHYEHQVTHTV
- the LOC119765587 gene encoding uncharacterized protein LOC119765587, which translates into the protein MIKIKAQLFVLLSLLAILATGQSQHQFSRGSCKRVSCHVEPNYGDYSDFFVKHCPDPFNFSGYCSCDDGPGYQAYYHECPSGTFFDGYSQLCRNNEGDRDDEGFSTDRLIYCIDNWLNDRSKAQARFVCKK